In Candidatus Binataceae bacterium, the DNA window TACGGAAACGAAGCGGGTATCGTCAGCAGGCTCGCGGACAGCGACTATGATATGGCAGCACGCGGCCTCGGTGCGGCAGGCGAGCGCGTGTCACGAATTGAGGATGTCGGTCCCGCAATTCGGCGAGCGCTCGCCTCGGGCATGGCCACCTGCATCAATCTTACCGTGTCCGGTGAGGTAACTCATCCGATCACACCCACCATGGTCGGCTATACGGATGATCCGAACACGATCGTAATCCCGTATTATGACAACGTGCCGCGAAGATGACTGTCCAGCTGCCGCCAGGGAAATGTGGGGCTGAATCACGATTGCTGCCGCCTCTCCGGGCGAACCTCCCGAAGGTACACGCGGAGTACCATGAGCCCGGCGCCGGGCGGTCCCACTACCTAGCACCGCCGCGGCGCGTATACCTGTGGTCTAAGGCCGCTTGGAGCTGTCGTCGGTTCCTTCTGGAGGTCTCCCAGCGCGAGTCTAGGGGCTGTAGCACCCGCAGCATGCAGAGATCGCGAAACTCGGCCAGTGCGGACTTATCGAAGCTTCCGACTGGGTCAACCATCACCTTGCTACGCGTTCTTCGACCAGGTCACTCAACGTCTTTGAAGACGGCAAAGCTGGTCGGCTGTTCCGCCATCACCGGGAAGTGGAAGTCGCACGCAGGGCATGGTTCGTGGAGTACCTTCTGCGCCTGCTTCAAATTGAACGGCTTGTCCTGGCCCTTCCCACAGCACGGACAGATGCGCAGCAGGCGGGTGCTAGCCAGTTCGAAGTTCGTGATGATGTCTTCCATGATCGCACCCGATCTTGCAGCCCACTCCTTGGCATTTTTGTGGTAGATGTTCATGTGCCAGTCAGTCAGCGCTTCCTTGCTCGCCCAGAAACTAACTTCGTTGTACCAGGTGGGATCGTCCGGGTGGACCCACCAAGTCAGGTGCATGAAACCCGGGAGCGTTTTTAAATGATTGCGGACGTCGCTGAAAACGGTTTTGAACTTCTCGTAACCATCGGTGCTCGAAAAACGGACCATCTGCATACTCAGGTATATCGCCATAGTCTGCTCCTGCGGTTGGGCTTGATTACGGAAAAGCGGCAAATTCTGAGCCAAGGGTAAATGCAATCTCAGCAAAAGATGCCGCGCTTCGAAGTGTCGCGTAAGGCATCAGCAGCCCGATTATTAGGCATAGTCTTGGTACCCAACCGGCTTTTTACGCGGCGCTGACCCAACGATTCCGGGCTACGTTTTCCTCCAAAAGAGGGACATTT includes these proteins:
- a CDS encoding antibiotic biosynthesis monooxygenase is translated as MAIYLSMQMVRFSSTDGYEKFKTVFSDVRNHLKTLPGFMHLTWWVHPDDPTWYNEVSFWASKEALTDWHMNIYHKNAKEWAARSGAIMEDIITNFELASTRLLRICPCCGKGQDKPFNLKQAQKVLHEPCPACDFHFPVMAEQPTSFAVFKDVE